A window from Musa acuminata AAA Group cultivar baxijiao chromosome BXJ3-10, Cavendish_Baxijiao_AAA, whole genome shotgun sequence encodes these proteins:
- the LOC103968881 gene encoding PLASMODESMATA CALLOSE-BINDING PROTEIN 5-like: MANASFFLLILLIWSPRGDGLREQAKDAVATGGELWCVAKNNAEDAALQSALDWACGPGGADCRPIQQGGACYQPEDMQSHASFAFNDYFLRNGLAASACDFSGTAALTSLNPSQGSCVFPSSSSSRNGSFSGSATSSLGPAAADMSGVSPLRLRTWSLASTVVSLALATAGGMVLW; the protein is encoded by the exons ATGGCAAATGCGtccttctttcttcttattctccTTATTTGGTCTCCACGGGGCGATGGTCTGAGGGAGCAGGCGAAGGACGCGGTGGCCACCGGTGGGGAGCTGTGGTGCGTGGCGAAGAACAACGCGGAGGACGCGGCGTTGCAGTCGGCGCTGGACTGGGCTTGCGGGCCCGGCGGGGCCGACTGCCGCCCCATCCAGCAGGGCGGCGCCTGCTACCAGCCCGAGGACATGCAGTCCCACGCCTCCTTCGCCTTCAACGACTACTTCCTCCGCAATGGCCTCGCCGCCTCCGCCTGCGATTTCTCGGGCACCGCCGCTCTCACCTCCCTCAACCCCA GTCAGGGTAGCTGCGTCTTTCCTTCAAG CTCATCATCAAGAAATGGGAGCTTCAGTGGATCGGCGACATCCAGCTTAGGGCCAGCAGCGGCCGACATGAGCGGAGTTTCTCCTCTGCGGCTGAGAACATGGAGTCTGGCGTCGACAGTAGTGAGCCTGGCTTTAGCTACTGCCGGTGGCATGGTCCTCTGGTAG
- the LOC103968882 gene encoding uncharacterized protein LOC103968882, whose protein sequence is MPLAVRSVQQLLRPCPFSTALMPFVRPCHDHRVAFSSATILSASGQPRPWTGLQSWREAPANEDRVWGPHGPSPPPTLPLEPDLTTMTAASLAECAALVLSSSDPLAKSTLSHLAYTRWCRREILVGTASPPHRPARPDRPLLVPPKEVPSHKSSGLPLNAYMLHNLAHVELNAIDLAWDTVVRFSHLRDELGDEFFADFARVADDESRHFAWCSQRLNELGFRYGDMPAHNFLWRECEKSSEDVAARLAVIPLVQEARGLDAGPRLAQKLVGFGDHRTSHIVAKIAEEELAHVAVGLYWFLQVCKKMGRIPRAIFKDLLEEYGVELKGPFNYAARDEAGIPRDWYDGASEQEAKSEFSEVHDRLACIVAMERENSESNS, encoded by the exons ATGCCGCTTGCAGTACGGAGCGTTCAACAGCTGCTCCGTCCTTGCCCCTTCTCCACAGCCCTAATGCCCTTCGTCCGCCCTTGCCACGATCACAGAGTCGCCTTCAGCAGCGCGACCATCTTATCTGCCAGCGGCCAGCCGCGCCCGTGGACCGGCCTCCAGTCTTGGCGCGAGGCCCCGGCCAACGAGGACCGCGTCTGGGGACCCCACGGCCCGTCGCCTCCCCCGACCCTCCCTCTCGAACCGGATCTCACCACCATGACCGCCGCCTCGCTCGCCGAGTGCGCCGCCTTGGTCCTCTCCTCCTCCGACCCCCTCGCAAAGTCCACCCTCTCCCACCTGGCCTACACACGGTGGTGCCGCCGCGAGATCCTCGTCGGCACAGCCTCGCCCCCCCATCGTCCAGCCCGACCCGATAGGCCCCTCCTG GTACCACCGAAAGAGGTGCCCTCGCACAAAAGTTCGGGATTGCCTCTCAATGCTTATATGCTCCATAATTTGGCTCACGTGGAGCTGAACGCCATAGACCTGGCATGGGACACTGTGGTTCGCTTCTCACATTTGAGGGACGAGCTCGGTGACGAGTTCTTCGCGGACTTTGCTCGCGTGGCCGACGACGAGAGCCGACATTTTGCTTGGTGCTCTCAGAGGCTCAATGAGCTCGGCTTCAG ATATGGGGACATGCCTGCCCACAATTTTTTGTGGAGGGAGTGTGAGAAATCCTCTGAAGATGTTGCTGCTCGCTTGGCAGTAATTCCACTAGTTCAG GAAGCTAGAGGTCTAGATGCTGGACCAAGGCTTGCCCAGAAGTTGGTCGGTTTCGGAGATCACAGGACATCACACATAGTGGCTAAGATTGCCGAGGAAGAACTGGCACATGTTGCGGTTGGATTGTACTGGTTTCTCCAAGTTTGCAAGAAAATGGGCCGTATTCCTCGTGCTATTTTTAAGG ACTTGTTGGAGGAGTACGGTGTGGAGTTGAAAGGTCCATTCAATTATGCAGCTCGTGATGAAGCTGGCATTCCTCGTGATTG GTATGATGGTGCATCTGAACAGGAGGCAAAGAGTGAATTTTCAGAG GTGCATGATAGGCTGGCTTGCATCGTAGCTATGGAGAGAGAGAATTCAGAATCGAACAGCTAA
- the LOC135584710 gene encoding GDSL esterase/lipase At5g45910-like, translating into MKLSIVLLLFLISSFHLSLSQRYNALFNFGDSLSDTGNVVIAGLPYGMTYFGHHTGRCSDGRLVIDFIAEGIGLPHLLPNTATNASFHQGANFAFIAAPALPFDFFHQRGLSKGLWVNASVHEQVDRFEKLLPSICGAPQECKDFLSKSLLVVGEFGGNDYNTGIFGGRSIIEVSTFAPHVTQAVAEGVERLIGLGAVDLIVPSVLPVGCFPLYLTLYNSSNPEDYGPKTGCARKFNALSWYHNTLLRRQIHRLRQKFPAVSIRYADYYAQGFDFAINPLKYGFKDGALRTCCGAPGMSKYNFNLHAKCDQNGSTVCPDPATHVSWDGIHMTEAAHNIIARGWLHGPYVDPPILSSSNS; encoded by the exons ATGAAGCTCTCGATCGTCCTTCTCTTGTTCCTCATCTCCTCCTTCCACCTCTCCTTATCCCAGCGCTACAATGCCTTGTTCAACTTCGGCGACTCGCTCTCCGACACCGGCAACGTCGTCATCGCCGGTCTCCCCTACGGCATGACCTACTTTGGCCACCACACCGGCCGCTGCTCCGACGGCCGCCTCGTCATCGACTTTATCG CCGAGGGGATCGGGCTGCCGCATCTGCTGCCCAACACCGCCACGAACGCCAGCTTCCACCAGGGCGCCAACTTCGCCTTCATCGCGGCCCCGGCTCTACCGTTTGACTTCTTCCACCAGCGAGGCCTCAGCAAGGGCCTCTGGGTGAACGCCTCCGTCCACGAACAGGTGGATCGATTCGAGAAGCTGCTTCCTTCCATCTGCGGCGCGCCGCAAG AGTGCAAGGACTTCCTGAGCAAATCCCTTCTCGTCGTCGGCGAATTCGGCGGGAACGATTACAACACCGGGATCTTCGGCGGCCGGTCCATAATAGAAGTGAGCACCTTCGCGCCCCACGTCACCCAGGCCGTCGCCGAGGGCGTCGAA AGATTGATCGGCCTCGGTGCTGTGGATCTCATCGTGCCGTCGGTGCTGCCGGTCGGCTGCTTCCCGCTGTACCTGACGCTCTACAACTCCTCCAATCCGGAAGACTACGGCCCCAAGACCGGGTGCGCGAGGAAGTTCAACGCCTTGTCGTGGTACCACAACACTCTTCTCCGCCGGCAGATTCATAGGCTCCGGCAGAAATTCCCAGCCGTTTCCATCCGGTACGCCGACTACTACGCTCAGGGCTTCGACTTCGCCATCAATCCTCTCAAATACG GATTCAAAGATGGAGCCTTGAGAACTTGTTGCGGGGCCCCCGGAATGAGCAAATACAACTTCAACCTGCACGCCAAGTGCGACCAGAATGGGTCGACCGTGTGCCCAGATCCCGCGACTCACGTGAGTTGGGACGGAATCCACATGACGGAAGCCGCCCACAACATCATCGCCCGAGGTTGGCTGCACGGCCCCTACGTCGACCCACCCATTCTGAGCTCCAGCAACAGTTGA